The genomic segment GTTGTATTTCTCCACGATCAATCGCAACCCAAAGGCCTTTGCCTTTGCGATTGTCGGCGCCGAGCATATCTTGAAACTATTACCCGCAGGCACTCACGAGTACGCTAAATTCATTAAGCCATCAGAACTTGCAGGCTGGTTGCGTGAGGCCGGGCTGGTACTGGAGGGCATGACCGGGCTGACCTACAACCCCCTGACCAGTCGCTACCGACTCAATGACAGGGATGTGAGTGTGAATTACATGGTCCGTGCGAGCAAACCCGATCAATGAATCATGACAACAAGCGTTTCACAGGCACACTGAAGGCAGTCCTGTTCGATCTCGATGGCACGCTGGTTGATACCGCCGATGAATTCGTACCCGTTGTACAAACCCTGCGCGCAGAACATGGCCAGGGGCCCATGGAGCCCGGTCGAATTCGCTCCTCGGTATCCAACGGTGCTCGGGCATTGGTCAGTCTCGGGCTAGGCATCACTGAAGACACGCCCGGTTTCGAGGAAAAGCGCCTGCGATTACTCGAGCTTTACAGCGAGGTAGTAGGCACTCTTGCCTCACCCTACCCCGGCATAGACGCCTTACTACACGCACTGCAAGCCCGCGGCATAGGCTGGGGAATATCCACTAACAAGCCGCGCCCCTACACCGAGCCTCTACTTGAGAAACTGAATATTCAACCTGCACCCGGGAGTGTTGTCTGCCCGGAGGACGTTACGCACCGTAAACCCCATCCGGAATCACTGTACAAAAATTGCAAAGACCTGCAATGCGCACCGCACGAGGCGATATATATCGGCGATCACCGTCGTGATATCGAGGCAGGCAAGCGTGCCGGCATGTTTACTATTGCCGCCGCTTACGGATACATAGAACCCGGCGATAATGCCGCAGACTGGGGCGCCGATGCGCAGGCAAACAGCAGCGCCGCGCTGGCTGAAATGATTCTTGGAAAACAATAACAGGACGTACCATGGACGTTTCGATAATACCCACCGATTACCAACCTCGCGCAGACCTGATGAAAGGAAAGAACATTCTAGTTACCGGCGCGGGTGATGGTATCGGCCGCGCAGCTGCCATGGCCTATGCCGCACATGGTGCCACCGTGCTACTACTGGGTCGCACCGCAAGCAAGCTTGAGGCCGTATACGATGCAATCGAAGCTTCCGGCGCTCCCAAGCCAGCCATGATCGAAATAGATTTCGCCACCGCTCCGGAACAGAGCTACATCGACCTCGCGACTGAACTCGGGGGTGAGTTCAAGCATCTCGACGGACTACTGCACAACGCGGCATTGCTCGGCGACCGCCGCTCTATACAAAGTGCGGGGTACGCCGACTGGCAGGACGTCATGCAGGTCAATGTGAATGCCCAGTTCATTCTTACGCGCACCTTGCTACCGCTGTTAAACCTTGCAGAAAGCGCATCGTTGATTTTCACTTCATCCTCAGTGGGGCGGGTTGGCAAGGCGTACTGGGGTTCCTATGCCGTCTCTAAATTTGCCACTGAGGGCTTAATGCAAGTACTGGCCGGGGAACTTGAAAATACGTCCAACATCAGGGTGAACAGCCTCAATCCTAGGGCGACCAACACGGCAATGCGCCGGGCCGCGTTCCCAGCGGAAACACCCACCGACAACCCGTCACCGGAAGATATCATGCAGGGTTACCTGTTTCTCATGGGCGACGACAGCGCTGGCATTACCGGCAGGACGTTTGACGTCCGTTAGCGTCCGCCTTTCCGCGCAGCGCCACGACCAGTGCGCTTACCAAACTGACGCTCCATAACGTCACGCTCTCTCGCCGTGGCCCGCTTGATTTTTTTCGTTGGTAAATCGACCAGGCGATACAGTGACTTGATATCGGCTTCGTCCATTTCCTGCCACTGTCCCTGCTTGACTCTTGAAGGTATAAATACATTCCCGTAGCGCACGCGCTTGAGGCGCGACACGGTCAGTCCCTGGGATTCCCATAGACGTCTGACCTCGCGATTACGGCCCTCCATCAACACCACGTAATACCAGCGGTTTATCCCGTCACCTTCACCTTCCTGGATATCGGTAAAACGCGCTACCCCATCGTCCAGCCTCACACCTTCGAGCATACTTTGCAGCATCTCGGGCTTCACATCGCCCATGACACGCACCATGTACTCTCTCTCAACCTGAGAAGAAGGATGCATCAGACCGTTAGCCAGCTCTCCATCGGTGGTAAAGATCAACAAGCCGGACGTATTAAAGTCGAGGCGGCCAACTGAAATCCAACGACCTGGTTTGAGCGGCGGCAGGCGCCGGAACACCGTGGGGCGTCCTTCCGGATCGTCCCGAGAACAGATTTCACCGGTGGGTTTATGGTAGAGAATGCAGCGCACTTCCTCAGCAGCGCCGGTTGCCAAAGGGCGGCCATCGACACTGATACGGTCACGATCTCCGACCCGGTCACCCAATGTGGCCGCCTTGCCGTTCACCGTTATCCTGCGCGCCTCGATCCACCGCTCCATCTCGCGCCGAGAGCCAAAGCCCGCGCGTGCCAGTACTTTCTGCAGTTTTTCACCCGCAACAGGCAACGCCGCTTCGGTCTTCGAAGATCGTGGCGGACTGCCGGACGCATGTCTGGTGGTCTTGTCGGGCATGCCAATCAGGTCTGCGGGCTGGGGTCTAGCGGAACCGCGTCACGGGGCTCTTCGGATTCAGGGCCGGCTGACTCACTGCGCTCGGCTTCGCCATCGCCGCCCTGAACCGCGCGCTGCTCGAGGTCCTCAGCAGCCTCGGCCAGCGTAAGCGATTCGGCCTCCTGGTCTGTTCCTGGATGCTCAGTGCCCCCCACGACGGTCAGACTGGGGCGATCTTCATCACCCTCAGGCGCCTGCAGTTCGCCAAAACCGAGCTCCGCATTCAGTGTGTCCAGATCACGGATTTCGGCGAGGGCGGGCAACTGGTCCAGGCTTTTCAGGTTGAAATAATCCAGGAACTGCTTGGTCGTAGCGTACATAGCGGGGCGACCGGGGACATCCCGGTGACCCACAACGCGTATCCACTCACGCTCATGGAGCGTTTTAATGATATTGGTACTGACCGCTACCCCTCGAATTTCCTCGATTTCACCCCGGGTAATCGGTTGTCGATAGGCCATAAGCGCCAGGGTTTCTAACAGGGCACGGGTATAACGCTGGGGTCGCTCGTGCCAGAGCCGCTGGACCCAGGGTGCAAGAGGCTGACGCACCTGAAAACGAAAACCGCTAGCCACCTCCAGTAATTCAAATCCACGGCCGTCACAACGCTCCGCCACTTCCTTGAGCGCCTCACGAATCTCCGCTTTCTCCGGCTGTTCATGTGTCTCGAACAGATCAGCGAGCTGCGACACCGTCAATGCTTTTCCCGCCGCCAGCAGAGCTCCCTCGAGAATCTGTACCAAGCCTGTTTCCGACATATTACTCCGCCCTTGCCTTGACGTGGATGGGACCGAAACTCTCCGTCTGCACAATTTCCACCAGAGCTTCTTTGATCAATTCCATTAACGCCAGAAACGTCACAACCACCCCGAGCCGACCTTCAGTTACGCTGAATAACGCGACAAAGGGTACAAATTGTTCCCCCGTCAAGCGCTCGAGCACCTCACTCATACGCTCCCGCGTGGACAGCACCTCGCGTGCCACATGATGACTGGCGAACATATCGGCGCGGCGCATAACCTCGCTGAGGGCAAGCAATAACTCACGCATCTCGACCTCGGGATCCGGTCGCGCCCGATTAATCTCTGGCGGCTCCGCACTCGCCACCCAGCTGTCGCGCTCCTGTCGCGGCAGCTCCTCAATCTCCTCGGCAGCTTTCTTGAAACGCTCATACTCCTGCAGACGACGAATCAACTGAGCTCGAGGGTCCTCCTCGTCTTCGTCCACATCGGTGGAGCGTGGCAACAACATCCGCGACTTGATCTCCGCCAGCATCGCAGCCATCAATAGATACTCTGCTGCCAACTCAAACTGCATGGCATCCATGAGATCGACATATTCCATGTACTGATCGGTAATACGAGAAACATCAATATCCAGAATATCGATATTCTGCCGCTTAATAAGGTAAAGAAGCAGGTCCAGCGGACCCTCGAAAGCCTCAAGGATGACGGCAAGGGCCTGCGGTGGTATGTAGAGATCCTTTGGAAGCTCAGTAAGCGCCTGCCCCATCACAATCGCAAAGGGCATTTCCGCCTGCTGGGGCTGAGTTTCGAGGGGTGCGGAAAGATTTTCAGGGGGTGGGGAGGCCCGGTCCGCCTGTTCCTGCGCATCCGCTGCCTGTGCCTCCAGCTCAGCGCCGGGGTTGGTTTCGTTTCCTGACACCGTGATTTCTGCCCCCAACGTTTCTTCAAGTATACCTGAGAATGGCTCGCAATAGTGAGGGGGATCAAAGCAATATTTGCGCTTGGATGCCCTACCGCGTCCTGCAGGGGGTGCTGCCAGCGTCGGGCTGGACACAAAGGCGGGGGTGATTAGGGCCGTTGTCAGCATTGGTTCTTCCGCAAACGCCAGAAATCTATATAATCAACCCCGTGGGCGCCCGTAGCTCAGCTGGATAGAGTAACTGGCTTCGAACCAGTTGGTCGGGAGTTCGAATCTCTCCGGGCGCGCCAATTTAATAAAAAACTCTGGAGATGTGCCGACCATTCGCTCACACCCTTCAGGGCAACGCCCGGTCACGGCACCCGGGTACAACAGGTAACAGTGTGCAGAGCAGCCCTCGAACCCAGGGCCCCGCGACAGGTCGGATTAACTCGAGTAGGCGCGCAAAAAGACGATTACTTTGGTAGCCGAGCGTCGCAAAGAAGGCCACGATCTCATGAAACATTTCACCACGCTTTCGAGATCTGCCGCGCGCGGGCATCTACTCTGTTGGGACCGTGGTCGAGTTCGCGCATTTCACACACGATTATCGCCAATTTGGGCAACATCCAGTAGCGTTATCGACGACATCAATACGGCTTACCCGGGGGTAGCCAAAACATGACCGCTGCGAAAACCATCCTTGGGCTCTCTGCTTACTACCACGACAGTGCCGCCGCCCTCGTGAAAGATGGAGAAATCGTTGCCGCTGCGCAGGAAGAAAGATTCAGCCGTAAAAAGCACGACGCCGGCTTCCCCGGCAGCGCCATCCGTTATTGCCTGGCAGAAGCGGGGCTGAGTCTCGCTGATGTAGACGAAGTGGTTTTCTACGACAAACCGCTGGTCAAGTTCGAGCGACTGCTGGAGACCTATCTGTCTTATGCACCCAACGGACTGCGTTCGTTCATCGCCGCGATGCCTATCTGGCTCAAGGAAAAGCTTTATCTCAAGAGTACGCTGAAAACTGAATTATCGAACCTTGGCGACTTGAAAAAGACTGAACTTCCGGATTTGTTGTTTTCGGAACATCACCAGTCCCATGCTGCGTCGGCATTTTTCCCCAGCCCTTTTGAGAAAGCCGTGGTGCTCTGTCTCGATGGCGTTGGCGAGTGGGCAACTACGACCGCTTGGCTGGGCGAAGGTAAAACACTGAAGCCGCTGTGGGAGCTGGATTTCCCCCATTCACTGGGCCTCTTGTACTCCGCATTCACCTATTACACGGGCTTTAAAGTGAATTCAGGTGAATACAAACTGATGGGACTTGCACCCTATGGCGAACCCACCTACGTCGAGCTGATTCTCGACAACCTGATGGACTTGAAAGAGGACGGCACCTTCAGGCTGGATATGCAGTACTTTAACTACTGTACCGGCCTTACCATGACCAATAAAAAGTTCGACAAGCTTTTTGGCGGACCGGCGCGACAAGCTGAGGGCGAACTGACTCAGCGCGAAATGGACATTGCCGCCTCCATACAGAAAGTCACCGAAGAGGTAGTGCTTCGTTTGGCAAAAACCGCACAGAGGGAAACAGGTTGCCGCAATCTCTGTCTTGCTGGCGGAGTAGCGCTCAACTGTGTATCCAACGGGGAACTGCTGCGAGCCGAAGTATTTGATGAAGTTTGGGTTCAGCCGGCCGCCGGTGATGCTGGGGGCGCACTGGGCGCCGCCCTTGTAGCGTGGCATGAGCGACACGATGGTAACAGGGAAATCAACGGCGCCGACAGCATGAAAGGCTCGTATCTAGGCCCGCGCTATGCGAGTGATGAAATTCGCAAGCAGCTGGACGCAAGTGGAGCGGTCTATCAGGAACTGGATGACTCCGCCTTGTTACCAAAACTGGCAGATATTCTTGCCAGCGAGCATGTCGTGGGATGGTTTCAGGGCCGCATGGAGTTTGGACCACGCGCGCTTGGCGGCCGATCTATTATCGGTGACCCACGCTCCAGCAAAATGCAATCTGTGATGAATCTCAAGATCAAGTACCGGGAATCGTTTCGTCCATTTGCGCCCTCTGTATTGGCTGAAGACGTCAGCGACTATTTTGTGCACGATTGCCCCAGCCCTTACATGCTAATGGTTGCCCCCATTACGGAAGCCATTCGTATACCTATGACGGCAGAACAAGAAAGTCTTTTCGGAATCGAAAAACTGAATGTACCCCGGTCGGCACTCCCGGCTATTACGCATGTCGACTATTCGGCACGGATACAAACCGTGCACGAAAACACCAATCCCCGTTATCACGGTCTTATCTCTTCGTTCAAGGAGAAAACCGGTTGCGGCGTATTGATCAATACCTCATTCAATGTCCGTGGTGAACCTATCGTTTGCACCCCCGAGGATGCCTATCGCTGCTTCATGCGCACAGAAATGGATTACCTCGTCGTCGAAAATTTTTTGATGGAAAAATCCCAGCAACCGGAAATCGAAAAAGACGACAGCTGGATGAACGAGTTTGAGTTGGATTAACAGGAACAGATTCACCATGACAGATCCAATGAGCAACAAAGAATTACGCAAGTTCGGTTTTGTTACCGGGGGCATGCTCATCCTTTTTTTCATGGGCTTGATTCCATGGATCTGGGATGTCAGCGTTCCACTGTGGCCCCTTTATGCCGCGGGAATACTGGCGTCGATGGCTTTGGTATGGCCTGCCTCCCTGGGCCCTGTTTACACGGTCTGGATGAAATTCGCTGAGGCACTGGGCTGGGTAAATACACGAATCATTCTCAGTGTCATCTTCTTCCTCATGTTTTTTCCGATCGGCATGGTTATGCGGCTCTTCAACGACCCCATGCGACGCAAACTGGATGAAACAGCCACTAGCTACCGCGTTGAGTCTCGTTTACCCAAGCCTGAAAATATGGAGAGGCCGTTCTGATGTTTGATCTGCTCAAAGACCTATGGGGTTTCATGAAGGAACGTAAAAAGTTCTGGCTCGCCCCTGTCATCCTCATTCTGCTGCTGTTGGGTGGCCTGCTGGTCCTTGCGCAGGGCTCTGCAGTCGCGCCGTTTATTTATACCTTGTTCTAGGCAGCATGCTCAGACACTGGAGCAAGGCAGGGCACGCTCGCTAGCGTCGCCTCACATAGGCAGACATGGCGCGGTTATCGAGAGCGAGGCAACGGAGTCTGTCCGCCGAACCGCGCGCTGGCGAGTGAATAAGGGCCCTGGGGAGCAATTATCTACAGTGTGAACTGTGCACTCTCGCCCTTTCCTTGCCTCAACACCGTGGGCACTTCATCTGCCAGATCAACCACCGTAGTGGGCTCCATCCCGCAGTAGCCTCCATCGATTACCAGATCTACCTCGTGCTCCAGGGATTGACGAATATCGTAAGGGTCTACAAGCGGATACTCATCACCGGGCATTATCAAAGTCACGCTCATCAGAGGTTCACCGAGGTCTGCCAGCAGTGCCGCCGCTATCGCATTTTCCGGCACACGAATTCCCACAGTCTTACGCTTGGGGTGCATGAGACGCTTGGGCACCTCCGACGTGGCTTTCAATATGAACGTATAGGGGCCAGGCGTGGTTTGACGCAATAGCCGGTACGCCGCATTGTCCACCTTCGCGTAGGTGGCAATTTCTGACAGGTCGCGGCACACCAGCGTAAAGTTGTGCTTATCGTCCAGTTTCCTGATCCGCCGAATCCGATCCAGAGCCATTTTGTCGCCAATATGGCAACCGAGGGCGTAAGCAGAGTCCGTAGGGTATACAACTACGCCTCCCCCGCGCACGATATCCGCCGCCTGACGCACCAGGCGAGTCTGCGGCGTTTCCGAATGAATCTGAAAGAACTGGCTCAAAACATCATTCTCCGGCCCGTCAGGGGTGAGCAGAATCCTTTGTCCTCCAGCGCTCCCAAACCACTGTCAAGTGCTCAAAGGGCGCGGATTCTAAACCCAGAGGCGCACCATAGGCAGCGTCCTGGTGGAAATCACTTCCCACCGATACCTCCAGGTCATAGTGCACTGCCAACGACTGCAGCTGTGCCGCCTGATCTGCGGCCTGACGACCACTGGCAACCTCAATGCCCCGGCCGCCAGCCGTCTTGAAGGCGGCAAGCAAACGACGCAGTTTCATGTGGGTAAAGCGATATTTCAAGGGATGAGCCACTACTGCAACACCGCCGGATTGCGTAATCCAGTCGACGACTTGCGGCAGTTCCGGCCAACACGCCTTCACATCGCCCACTTTGCCGCGCCCCAGGTACCGATCAAATGCTTCACTGAAGTCAGCAACGTGACCCTTTTCCATCATCCAGCGTGCAAAATGCGGTCTGCCCGGCTGACTGCTGCCCGCCAGGGCCAGTGCGCCCTCGAGGGCACCCTCGAAACCCTTGGACGCCAGGCGACGCGCTATTATCCCTGTTCTCTCCTGCCGCGCCTGCGCCATGTGCTTGAGCCCCTCAACCATAAGTGGATGGTCACAATCGATTCCCAGGCCAAGTATATGTATAGTCGCCCCACCCCACTGGCAGGATAACTCCACACCGGGCACGAGGTTCAACCCCGGTACGGGAAGCGAAGCTACCGCAAGAAAACCGGCGACTGTGTCGTGGTCAGTAATGGCAAGCATGGAAATGCCCTCGGCGGCAGCGCGCTCGACGAGAACCGCAGGGTCAAGAGCACCATCAGAAGCCGTAGTGTGGGTATGGAAGTCGATTCGCACAATCTTTACACTGGTCGGGTCAGCCGCAACCCGGCTCCAATCAACAGGTTAATTCGCATAGTAACAGCCGGAGCTGATAAGAATCCATGAAGCAAATAGCTGAGTTTATACCTATCATTTTGTTTTTTATCGTCTACCAGTTGGACGGTGAGAGTATTGCGGTAGCAGGCTGGCATTACCGCTTTGATGGTATATTTTCAGCAACAGCAGCACTAATGGTCGCGACACTCCTGCAAGTCGCGATTACTTACGCTGTGACTCGTAGCTTCGAGAAACGCTTATTGTGGTTGCTGATTGCTGTTTTGGTATTCGGCGGCGCAACACTGGTTTTCCGCAATCAAGCATTTATCCAGTGGAAACCCACCGTATTCAACTGGGTACTGGCGCTGGTGTTTGGTGCGTCACAGTTCATCGGCGACAAGAATCTTATGGAGCGCACGCTCGGGACACAAATCCGCTTGCCGAAAAAGGTATGGACCCAATTGAACGCGCTCTGGATCGGCAATTTTCTGCTGGTCGGTGGCCTCAATCTGTTTGTCGCATACCGCTACAGCGAGCAAGCCTGGGTCAACTATAAATTATATTCTTCATTCGGCTTCATCCTCACATTGACTGTGCTGACTGCGCTGTTAATCAGTCCGCACCTGAAAGAGGAAAACTCGAACGAGCCGGAGCAGGACGAATCGTTATAAGTGGAGATCACCCTAAATGTACTATGTAATAATTTGCGAGGATGTCGAAAACAGCCTGCCGCTGCGTCAGCAGACTCGGGACGCTCACCTCGCCTACCTCCGAGAACTCGTTGATCAGGGCAGACTGAAAGCCGCGGGGCCAAACCCAGCCCTGGACACGGAGGACCCTGGAGACGCGGGCTTCACTGGGAGTCTAATTATCGCCGATTTCGACAGCCTGCAAGCAGCTTCAGCATGGGCAGATGCTGACCCGTATGCCACCGCAGGGGTTTTCCGCAAGGTGACTGTGAAACCCTATAAACTGGTGCTACCGTAATTCAAGATGCCGGTTTACAGGCTTGCCTTGCGGCAGCTAAGATGCCTGACTCGGTGTTGACCATCGCTTTTTTAAACGTTTGAACAGAATAAGGATTTCGCCTTGGCACGCTTCGCCGCCCTACTACTGGCTCTCGTATTTTACTCTGGCGTGAGCCACGCACAGGAAATCCGTTATGTCAGTGACAAGCAGTATGTACCACTGCGCAGCGGCGCGGGCAACGAGTACAGGATTATTCACCGGGGCCTGATATCAGGTACCCGCCTCAGCGTCAGCCGCACCTCCGGCGACGGAGAATGGACAGAAGTCACCAGTGACGCGGGGCTAACCGGGTGGATCCGTTCACAATACCTGATGTCGGAAATGCCCGCCCAGCAGCGATTATCCGTTGCCACGCGCAAGATCGAAAAATCCGGAGAAGAAAGCGCGGACCTGAGTACCCAGCTGAGCATGCTTGAGACCGAGCGAGAGGATCTCGTTGTCAGGCTTGACGCCAGCGAAAATGGCCTGGAGCAGGTCCGCCAGGAATTGCACCAACTGAAGCAGATTTCGGGTAAAGCAGTTCAGCTCGACACCAGCAACCGACGATTGGTCGAAGAAGCCGAGAACCTGCGCTCTGAGGTGGAAATGCTACAGGCTGAAAAACAACGGCTCACCGACAAACTGGATAATGAAGACTTTATGAATGGCACCCTCGCCGTGTTGCTGGGTGTAATTATAGCGCTCGTCGCACCCAGATTAGCGCCAAAACGACGAAAAGCCTCAAGTTGGTAAAGGAGATTAACGTGTTACGCACATTTTTATTGTCATTTTCTATTCTGCTTTCTTCAAGCCTCGGCGCGCAGGAGACTGCACAAGAACAAGCTGTTGCCGAAAACCCGGTCGTCGTACTTCGGACCAGCGAAGGAGACATTACACTGGAACTCTTTGCGGACAAGGCGCCGATTACCGTGGAGAACTTTCTCGACTACGTCGACAGTGGATTCTACGAAGGCACTATTTTCCACCGTGTCATTCCCAATTTCATGATTCAGGGAGGCGGGTTTGACCAAACAATGCAGAAAAAATCCACCAATCCGCCAATTAAAAATGAATCTAAAAATCGGATGCACAACACCCGGGGCACCATCGCCATGGCCCGGACCAACGACCCGGACTCAGCAACCGCGCAGTTCTTCATCAATCACCGCTCCAATCTGCAGCTCGACTGGGCTCCGGGACGAGAGGGTTACGCTGTATTCGGCGAAGTAATCGATGGCATGGACGTAGTGGATTACATCGCAGCCATTGAGACGGCCAGAAAGGGCTCTATGGGCGACGTGCCTACCGAAACGATCATGATCGAAAGTGTCGAACGACAGAACCTCTGATGATCGCACTGAGCGTTAATCTCAATAAAATTGCCCTCATTCGCAACTCCCGGGACACAACCAACCCCGATATACCCCAGCACGCGCAGCTGTGTATCGATGCGGGAGCAAACGGTATAACAGTGCACCCAAGGCCCGATCAGCGTCATGTCCGCGCCAGTGACTGCCGCGATCTTGCCAACATCCTCAAGGTCGAATTCAATATCGAGGGTAATCCCTTCAGCGCTCCCCGCAAAAGCGAACGTCCGGGTGTCGGCGACTATCCGGGTTTTATGGCCCTGGTGCGGGAAATCCGTCCAACCCAGTGCACCCTGGTGCCCGATGGGGACGGACAACTGACGTCAGACCACGGCTTCGATCTGAAAAAGGAGGGGGATCGCATCGCCCCACTGGTCACCGAGCTAAAATCTTTGGGCATACGAACCAGCCTGTTCATGGACCCTGACCCAGAACAAATTCGACTGGCCGCGCAGGTTGGAACAGACCGCATCGAGTTATATACCGAAACCTACGCCCGCGCCGTCCGCGAGCAGCGCGATATCGACGCCGTCTTTGAACAATTCGTTACGGCTGCAAGAGTCGCAGTTGACGCAGGTCTTGGCCTGAATGCGGGTCATGATCTGGACCTCATCAACCTGCCGCAATTTGTCACCATTGCCGGCCTGCAAGAAGTCTCTATCGGTCACGCCCTGACGGTGGACGCATTGCGCATGGGTCTGCCGGATACCATTCAGGCTTACCAGCGGGTGCTTGGTAACACATAGTGGATAAGCGCCTGCAGCAACTTCTGGACAAACAGGACATCACCGATCTTATCCACGCTTATTGCAATGCGGCAGATCGACACGATCATAAAAAGTTACGAGCGCTTTATCACGAGGACGCGACCGACGATCACGGTTCTTTTTTTTCGGGAGCGGCGATGGCCTTCATAGACCAAATGCCCGACATTCAGGCCCCTATGAAGATCCTGCATCACAATGTCACAACGATTAACATTGCAGTGGATGGCGACTACGCTGAGGGCGAGGTCTATGTGCTGGCCTTCCATCAGGTTCAAGTCGACGCTGGAACAGCCGACCTACTGATCGGAGGGCGCTATTTGGACCGCTATGAGAAGCGGAAAGATCAATGGAAATTCAGTCATCGGACGATTGTCACAGACTGGGCACGCCATGTATCTCCATCAGAAGTCAGCCTGGACCACCCCATGGTAGCGGGCTCACACATAGGCCAACCTGGCCCAAACGACCCGTCATACGGCTTTTTTCGTCTATTGCAGCGAGGCATTCACTAGGTATCAAGCCGTGCCAATTGCGCAACCGCAAGCAATCAAGTGATAATACGAGGCATAACTCATACTATCCCTTCCAGCGGAGGGGGCGAGCAGCATGAACACGACATCGCGAAAAATTCAGCTCATGGACACCACACTGCGGGACGGAGAACAGACCCAGGGCGTGTCCTATGCGCCCGAAGAAAAGGTCAATCTCGCCAAGGCCTTGCTACAACAACTGCGGGTTGATCGTATCGAGGTCGCCTCCGCCAGGGTCTCCCAAGGGGAAATGGAGGCGGTAGCCAGCATGAACCAGTGGGCTCAGGCGCATGATCTCAGTGATCGTATCGAGGTCTTGGGGTTCGTCGATCACACCCTCAGCGTCGATTGGATTCTGCAGACTGGCGGGCAGGTTATCAACCTCTTAACCAAGGGCAGCGAAAAGCATTGTCGTGAACAACTCGGCAAAACGCTCGACCAACACCTGAGCGAGATACTGCGTACGG from the Candidatus Marimicrobium litorale genome contains:
- a CDS encoding PHP domain-containing protein, with product MRIDFHTHTTASDGALDPAVLVERAAAEGISMLAITDHDTVAGFLAVASLPVPGLNLVPGVELSCQWGGATIHILGLGIDCDHPLMVEGLKHMAQARQERTGIIARRLASKGFEGALEGALALAGSSQPGRPHFARWMMEKGHVADFSEAFDRYLGRGKVGDVKACWPELPQVVDWITQSGGVAVVAHPLKYRFTHMKLRRLLAAFKTAGGRGIEVASGRQAADQAAQLQSLAVHYDLEVSVGSDFHQDAAYGAPLGLESAPFEHLTVVWERWRTKDSAHP
- a CDS encoding septation protein A, translating into MKQIAEFIPIILFFIVYQLDGESIAVAGWHYRFDGIFSATAALMVATLLQVAITYAVTRSFEKRLLWLLIAVLVFGGATLVFRNQAFIQWKPTVFNWVLALVFGASQFIGDKNLMERTLGTQIRLPKKVWTQLNALWIGNFLLVGGLNLFVAYRYSEQAWVNYKLYSSFGFILTLTVLTALLISPHLKEENSNEPEQDESL
- a CDS encoding YciI family protein encodes the protein MYYVIICEDVENSLPLRQQTRDAHLAYLRELVDQGRLKAAGPNPALDTEDPGDAGFTGSLIIADFDSLQAASAWADADPYATAGVFRKVTVKPYKLVLP
- a CDS encoding TIGR04211 family SH3 domain-containing protein — translated: MARFAALLLALVFYSGVSHAQEIRYVSDKQYVPLRSGAGNEYRIIHRGLISGTRLSVSRTSGDGEWTEVTSDAGLTGWIRSQYLMSEMPAQQRLSVATRKIEKSGEESADLSTQLSMLETEREDLVVRLDASENGLEQVRQELHQLKQISGKAVQLDTSNRRLVEEAENLRSEVEMLQAEKQRLTDKLDNEDFMNGTLAVLLGVIIALVAPRLAPKRRKASSW
- a CDS encoding peptidylprolyl isomerase, with protein sequence MLRTFLLSFSILLSSSLGAQETAQEQAVAENPVVVLRTSEGDITLELFADKAPITVENFLDYVDSGFYEGTIFHRVIPNFMIQGGGFDQTMQKKSTNPPIKNESKNRMHNTRGTIAMARTNDPDSATAQFFINHRSNLQLDWAPGREGYAVFGEVIDGMDVVDYIAAIETARKGSMGDVPTETIMIESVERQNL
- a CDS encoding pyridoxine 5'-phosphate synthase, with the protein product MIALSVNLNKIALIRNSRDTTNPDIPQHAQLCIDAGANGITVHPRPDQRHVRASDCRDLANILKVEFNIEGNPFSAPRKSERPGVGDYPGFMALVREIRPTQCTLVPDGDGQLTSDHGFDLKKEGDRIAPLVTELKSLGIRTSLFMDPDPEQIRLAAQVGTDRIELYTETYARAVREQRDIDAVFEQFVTAARVAVDAGLGLNAGHDLDLINLPQFVTIAGLQEVSIGHALTVDALRMGLPDTIQAYQRVLGNT
- a CDS encoding nuclear transport factor 2 family protein, producing MDKRLQQLLDKQDITDLIHAYCNAADRHDHKKLRALYHEDATDDHGSFFSGAAMAFIDQMPDIQAPMKILHHNVTTINIAVDGDYAEGEVYVLAFHQVQVDAGTADLLIGGRYLDRYEKRKDQWKFSHRTIVTDWARHVSPSEVSLDHPMVAGSHIGQPGPNDPSYGFFRLLQRGIH